A stretch of the Desulforamulus ferrireducens genome encodes the following:
- a CDS encoding LysO family transporter → MIEVLLAVALGVLVGHFNVFSLKPQVIGKFTSVCLIIMLLAMGIQLGANEKLLGDLGRIGWQALVLALASIVGSVLLVRLLESRISKQLEQSKQEAKRR, encoded by the coding sequence ATGATAGAAGTTCTGCTTGCAGTGGCTTTGGGTGTCCTGGTAGGGCACTTTAATGTTTTTTCTCTTAAACCTCAGGTAATAGGTAAGTTTACCTCTGTTTGTCTGATCATTATGCTGCTGGCCATGGGAATCCAATTAGGGGCCAACGAAAAGCTGTTGGGAGACCTTGGGCGTATAGGCTGGCAGGCTTTGGTACTGGCCCTGGCCAGTATTGTCGGCAGCGTTTTACTGGTACGCCTGTTAGAGAGCCGTATTAGTAAACAGTTGGAGCAAAGCAAGCAAGAAGCAAAAAGGCGTTAG
- a CDS encoding alanyl-tRNA editing protein — MPEIYKQDPYLLQYRSQVIGCICENGKNGILTADTIFYPEGGGQPADRGTLVCARRSYEVIHVEERAEGIVHWLAGTDRPKIGDSILMTVDAERRRDHMQQHHGQHILSAVLENNYGWETVGFHLGEATSTIDLNTNEIPAEILQQVEEEVNGIVMANLPVKVEVYRREELPEAMIKKLPQGQEEVRLVIIPDIDENPCCGTHPRRTGEVGPVKILKTEKVRGNVRLHFICGSRTIQWMWQTAATLNSLEQAIGASGQEALSRLAKRERELKILQKERKELLPLKYSYEAQKLEGNAAMVGKSTVVVQHFKEADMSMLRGIAAAWCEKPERLAVLAGGQAPNYELVMARGQAVPLDLNKLAKQIWPLLQGKGGGTPQLVQGKATVLPLAELRMLVEKLLLDNVSNKLNSSKSG, encoded by the coding sequence TTGCCAGAAATATACAAACAAGATCCCTATCTGTTACAATACCGTTCTCAGGTTATAGGTTGTATTTGCGAGAACGGCAAAAACGGTATCTTGACAGCGGATACTATTTTTTACCCAGAAGGAGGAGGGCAGCCAGCGGACCGCGGAACCTTGGTGTGTGCCCGCCGTTCCTATGAAGTGATCCATGTGGAGGAAAGGGCTGAGGGCATAGTTCACTGGTTAGCCGGCACGGACAGGCCAAAGATTGGCGACAGCATTTTGATGACAGTGGATGCCGAGAGACGCAGGGATCATATGCAACAACACCATGGACAGCATATTTTGTCAGCTGTTCTGGAAAATAATTATGGTTGGGAGACAGTAGGCTTTCATTTGGGGGAAGCAACCTCTACCATTGACCTCAATACTAATGAGATTCCGGCAGAGATTCTACAGCAGGTAGAGGAAGAGGTTAATGGTATAGTCATGGCTAATTTACCTGTCAAGGTTGAAGTGTACCGCCGGGAAGAACTCCCTGAGGCCATGATAAAAAAGCTTCCCCAGGGGCAAGAGGAAGTACGTTTAGTAATTATACCGGATATCGATGAAAACCCCTGTTGCGGTACCCATCCCCGTCGCACCGGGGAGGTAGGGCCTGTAAAAATCTTGAAAACCGAAAAGGTACGGGGGAATGTACGTCTGCATTTTATCTGTGGCTCACGTACTATTCAATGGATGTGGCAAACGGCGGCAACCTTAAACAGCTTAGAGCAAGCCATTGGGGCCAGCGGTCAGGAAGCCTTGAGCCGATTGGCCAAGAGGGAAAGAGAGCTGAAAATTCTCCAGAAGGAAAGAAAGGAACTATTACCCCTCAAATACAGTTATGAAGCCCAAAAGCTAGAGGGCAATGCTGCTATGGTAGGTAAGAGCACGGTTGTGGTCCAACACTTTAAGGAAGCAGATATGTCCATGCTGCGAGGGATTGCCGCGGCCTGGTGTGAAAAACCTGAGCGACTGGCAGTGTTGGCCGGCGGTCAGGCCCCCAACTATGAGTTGGTCATGGCCAGAGGGCAGGCAGTACCCCTTGATCTAAATAAGCTGGCCAAACAAATTTGGCCTTTACTACAGGGAAAGGGTGGCGGTACTCCCCAGCTAGTACAGGGTAAGGCCACAGTATTACCCTTAGCGGAATTAAGAATGCTGGTTGAAAAATTGCTGTTGGATAACGTGTCAAATAAACTTAACAGCAGTAAATCCGGCTAG
- the trmL gene encoding tRNA (uridine(34)/cytosine(34)/5-carboxymethylaminomethyluridine(34)-2'-O)-methyltransferase TrmL: protein MHIVLVEPEIPANTGNISRTCAVTGTSLHLVEPLGFSTDDRYLKRAGLDYWHLLDLHYHKNFTALQEKYPQGRFWYFTTKGGRPYHEVQYQQDDFLVFGKETAGLPKELLAANPERCLRIPMQGDVRSLNLSNSVAIAVYEALRQLNFPGMK, encoded by the coding sequence GTGCATATTGTCTTGGTAGAACCAGAAATCCCCGCCAATACAGGTAATATCTCCAGAACTTGTGCAGTCACGGGGACCAGTTTACATCTTGTGGAACCCCTGGGTTTCTCCACCGACGATCGCTATTTAAAAAGGGCTGGCCTGGACTATTGGCATCTGTTGGACTTACATTATCATAAGAATTTTACTGCCCTGCAGGAAAAATATCCCCAGGGCCGTTTTTGGTATTTCACCACCAAGGGTGGGCGTCCTTATCACGAAGTCCAGTACCAGCAGGATGATTTTCTGGTTTTTGGTAAAGAAACTGCCGGGTTGCCCAAGGAATTGTTAGCGGCTAACCCGGAGCGTTGTTTACGCATTCCCATGCAGGGTGATGTTCGCTCCCTTAATTTATCCAATTCGGTAGCCATTGCTGTGTACGAAGCCCTGAGGCAATTAAATTTTCCTGGCATGAAATAG
- a CDS encoding mannose-1-phosphate guanyltransferase, with protein MKAIIMAGGEGSRLRPLTCGQPKPMMPVANRPMMEHIIELLKKHGIQEIGVTLQYLPEAIRGYFGNGSDYGVHMRYYVEEVPLGTAGSVKNAESFLDETFVVISGDALTDLDLSQAMEFHRQKGALATLVLTPVDIPLEYGVVITDKDGRITQFLEKPGWGEVFSDTVNTGIYILEPEVLSYFEPGQKFDFSKDLFPLLLKKKQPLFGVTLSGYWCDIGNLQQYVQAHQDCLTGKVAVNLPGTEVAPGIWLGKNSVIHPEAIINGPVLIGDNCRVGRGAVIDAYSVIGNGCLIQDQASIKRSVLWDNVFLGQKAAIRGTVLGSEVKVNANASIYEGSVVGSGSTIRERAILKPDVKLWPGKMVDAGAFVESSLVWGTNKGKNLFGLEGITGLANIEITPEFASRLGAAYGTNLALGTRIGLSSDRFPVSRMIKEALICGLQSSGIEVVDFATGLTPMHRFAVRASNCQGGIHVRISSQRADKINLLFTNQKGGNISRSLERKLENTMAREDFRRAEGPDILPVTELTDIPEQYLAQLAQGINVNQLRQAGHRLVLFYDRHNLEPWVSNALNSLGITAEYLEIEQSSSVPKDWQWYKQLTEKLATAVQQRGGSGGAIIDPNGDNLILVDSQGKVVSEEILTALISLIILKEQAGPVIVPVTAPRAIDELAARYQGQVIRTKTSLQDFMDRIINHQMQNNQQLSQHFMNFDALLTLLKVLEYCAREGISIDQLVAEIPSFYLQRKEVAVPWQAKGKVIRKLIEEPSGKMELLDGVKVFHPQGWALVLPDPEEPVCRIFTEGVSMEAAEELTNFYTEKIRQISAN; from the coding sequence TTGAAAGCAATTATTATGGCCGGGGGAGAGGGCTCCAGATTACGCCCCTTAACCTGCGGCCAGCCTAAACCAATGATGCCTGTGGCCAATCGACCCATGATGGAACATATTATAGAACTCTTAAAAAAGCACGGCATTCAAGAAATAGGAGTTACTTTACAGTATCTACCCGAAGCCATTCGAGGATATTTTGGTAATGGCTCAGATTATGGGGTACATATGCGTTATTATGTTGAAGAAGTACCCCTGGGAACGGCCGGTAGTGTTAAAAATGCCGAGAGTTTTTTGGATGAAACCTTTGTGGTTATCAGCGGTGATGCTTTAACAGATTTGGATTTAAGCCAGGCTATGGAATTTCATCGTCAAAAGGGTGCCCTGGCCACCCTGGTTTTAACCCCGGTGGATATCCCCCTGGAGTACGGTGTAGTCATCACCGACAAGGATGGCCGCATTACCCAGTTTTTAGAAAAACCAGGCTGGGGCGAAGTATTTAGCGATACAGTTAATACCGGCATCTACATCCTGGAACCGGAGGTGCTGAGCTATTTCGAACCGGGACAAAAATTTGATTTTAGCAAGGATTTATTTCCCCTTTTGCTTAAGAAAAAACAACCTTTATTTGGGGTTACTTTATCTGGTTACTGGTGTGATATTGGCAACCTACAACAATATGTGCAGGCCCATCAGGATTGTTTAACGGGCAAGGTGGCAGTTAACCTGCCAGGCACAGAGGTGGCACCGGGTATTTGGTTGGGTAAAAACAGCGTAATTCACCCAGAGGCTATCATTAATGGACCGGTACTCATTGGGGATAATTGTCGGGTGGGTCGTGGAGCTGTGATAGATGCCTATAGTGTCATAGGAAACGGTTGTTTAATCCAGGACCAAGCCAGCATTAAACGCAGTGTGTTGTGGGATAATGTCTTTTTAGGTCAGAAAGCAGCCATCCGGGGAACGGTGCTGGGTAGTGAGGTGAAGGTCAATGCCAATGCCTCTATTTATGAAGGCTCAGTGGTGGGCAGCGGTTCAACCATTAGGGAAAGAGCCATTCTTAAACCAGACGTTAAGCTGTGGCCGGGCAAAATGGTTGATGCAGGGGCTTTTGTAGAAAGCAGTTTAGTTTGGGGTACTAACAAAGGAAAGAATTTGTTTGGCCTGGAGGGCATTACCGGTCTGGCAAATATTGAAATAACCCCCGAATTTGCCAGTAGACTAGGTGCTGCCTATGGAACCAATTTAGCCCTGGGAACCAGGATTGGCCTTTCCAGCGACCGCTTTCCTGTCTCTCGGATGATTAAGGAAGCATTAATTTGCGGCTTGCAATCCTCCGGCATAGAGGTGGTGGACTTCGCCACCGGGCTGACACCTATGCATCGCTTTGCTGTCAGGGCTAGTAATTGCCAGGGGGGCATCCATGTGAGAATTAGCTCCCAACGGGCCGATAAAATTAACCTGCTTTTCACCAACCAAAAGGGAGGCAATATCTCCCGCAGTCTGGAAAGGAAGCTGGAAAACACCATGGCCAGGGAAGATTTTCGGCGGGCCGAGGGCCCTGACATCTTGCCCGTTACGGAACTGACCGATATACCGGAGCAATACCTGGCACAACTTGCCCAAGGTATTAATGTGAACCAGCTGAGGCAAGCCGGACACCGTCTGGTATTATTTTATGATAGACACAATCTGGAACCCTGGGTCAGCAACGCTCTAAATTCCCTGGGAATTACGGCCGAGTATCTGGAAATTGAGCAGTCTTCCTCGGTACCAAAGGATTGGCAGTGGTATAAACAATTAACCGAGAAACTGGCAACCGCTGTGCAACAAAGGGGTGGTAGCGGCGGAGCTATTATTGATCCCAATGGGGATAACCTGATCCTGGTGGACAGTCAAGGTAAGGTGGTCAGCGAGGAAATACTTACCGCCCTCATTTCTCTCATTATTCTAAAGGAACAGGCCGGGCCGGTAATTGTCCCAGTTACTGCCCCCAGGGCCATTGATGAGTTAGCGGCCAGGTATCAGGGACAGGTTATTAGAACCAAGACTTCCCTGCAGGATTTTATGGATAGGATAATTAACCACCAAATGCAAAACAACCAGCAGTTATCCCAGCATTTTATGAATTTCGATGCCCTGCTAACTCTTTTGAAGGTGTTGGAATACTGTGCCAGGGAAGGTATCAGCATTGATCAATTGGTGGCGGAAATACCCAGTTTTTATCTACAAAGAAAAGAAGTAGCGGTACCCTGGCAAGCTAAGGGGAAGGTTATCCGTAAGCTAATTGAAGAACCCTCCGGTAAAATGGAGTTGTTGGACGGTGTAAAGGTTTTCCACCCGCAAGGTTGGGCTCTGGTCTTACCAGACCCGGAGGAGCCGGTTTGCCGCATTTTCACCGAAGGAGTATCCATGGAAGCGGCCGAGGAATTAACCAACTTTTATACAGAAAAAATTAGACAGATCAGCGCGAACTAG
- the nth gene encoding endonuclease III, which translates to MPDFWAMDNRVKQILARLAETYPNATTDLKFSNPFELLVAVILSAQSTDAQVNKITQRLFQKFRTPQDFAVLTPEELAEHIKGCGLFRNKSKFIVETSRIIVEQYQGQVPENREQLEKLPGVGRKTANVVLGVAFGQHTFPVDTHVHRLAHRLGLASGKTPEQTEQELCALIPSELWQAVHHQIIQHGRKVCDARKPRCSDCTLLDLCPTGGKREEK; encoded by the coding sequence ATGCCAGACTTCTGGGCCATGGACAATAGAGTAAAGCAAATTTTGGCCCGGCTGGCAGAAACCTATCCCAATGCCACCACTGATTTAAAGTTTTCAAATCCCTTTGAACTGTTGGTGGCAGTTATTTTATCAGCCCAAAGTACCGATGCCCAGGTAAATAAGATCACCCAGCGACTTTTCCAGAAATTCCGTACTCCTCAGGATTTTGCTGTTTTAACCCCGGAGGAATTAGCGGAACATATTAAGGGCTGTGGTTTGTTTAGAAATAAGAGTAAGTTTATTGTCGAAACCAGCCGAATTATTGTGGAACAATATCAGGGCCAAGTACCCGAAAATAGAGAACAATTAGAGAAGTTACCCGGAGTGGGCAGAAAGACTGCCAATGTTGTCTTGGGAGTGGCCTTTGGTCAACACACTTTCCCGGTGGATACCCATGTACATCGGCTAGCCCACCGACTTGGTTTAGCCAGCGGTAAAACTCCGGAGCAAACTGAACAGGAATTATGTGCTTTGATCCCGTCTGAATTATGGCAAGCAGTCCATCATCAAATTATTCAGCACGGCCGCAAGGTATGTGATGCGCGCAAACCTCGCTGCAGTGACTGTACCCTACTGGACCTCTGCCCAACAGGCGGTAAAAGGGAGGAGAAATAG
- a CDS encoding CoA-binding protein, whose protein sequence is MYQAPSDDKVKKLLETCKTIAVVGLSDKPHRDSYKVAQYMQTQGYRIIPVHPRVKEVLGEKAYKTLADVPEKIDLVNVFRKSEDTPAVVEQSLPLKPQAIWLQLGIANEEAARIAEQAGIDFIQDRCIKVEHARLLGHGQ, encoded by the coding sequence GTGTATCAAGCTCCCAGTGACGACAAAGTAAAAAAGCTGCTTGAGACTTGTAAGACCATTGCTGTGGTGGGATTATCGGACAAACCTCACCGAGACAGTTACAAAGTAGCTCAATACATGCAAACGCAGGGTTATCGCATTATCCCCGTACACCCCCGGGTAAAAGAGGTACTGGGGGAGAAAGCCTACAAAACCCTGGCAGATGTCCCCGAGAAAATTGATTTGGTCAATGTCTTTCGTAAAAGTGAAGATACCCCGGCGGTGGTGGAACAGTCACTCCCTTTAAAACCCCAGGCTATCTGGTTGCAATTGGGTATTGCCAATGAGGAAGCGGCCAGGATTGCCGAACAAGCTGGCATTGACTTTATTCAGGATCGCTGCATCAAAGTGGAACATGCCAGACTTCTGGGCCATGGACAATAG
- a CDS encoding CPBP family intramembrane glutamic endopeptidase, giving the protein MKLDIDSRPWTISDVIWVFLLRMVLVLLIGKGLLPLLPGISSRMVEVMDRLVLLALTLFFVLRKGTLQSLGLHFDQLGRQIMYGILGGVFLLVLAEGSQRTLVWLLAADAGTNPLVQAAAMAQTPAALIWPLIIGGVLAPVTEELYYRGMAFSALSRKWGVVIGIVGSAIFFSLAHFSGIWFVQIAVVGVGLATIFYLTGSLLPGIIAHGLVNSSRLLMVYWGS; this is encoded by the coding sequence TTTCCTTTTGCGCATGGTCTTGGTTTTGCTCATTGGCAAAGGCTTACTGCCTCTCCTGCCCGGCATTTCCTCCCGCATGGTAGAGGTAATGGATCGACTTGTTCTGCTAGCTCTTACTTTATTTTTTGTCCTGAGGAAGGGTACTTTGCAGTCCTTGGGTCTCCACTTTGATCAACTTGGCAGGCAAATAATGTATGGGATTTTGGGCGGGGTGTTTCTTTTGGTTCTAGCGGAGGGAAGTCAGCGGACTCTGGTGTGGCTGCTGGCGGCAGACGCAGGTACCAATCCATTGGTGCAAGCAGCAGCCATGGCCCAAACTCCCGCTGCCCTGATTTGGCCACTGATTATTGGTGGAGTTTTGGCGCCAGTAACCGAGGAACTTTATTACCGGGGTATGGCCTTTTCTGCCTTGAGCCGTAAATGGGGTGTGGTGATAGGCATTGTGGGCAGTGCCATATTTTTCTCGTTAGCTCATTTTAGTGGTATCTGGTTTGTGCAAATTGCTGTGGTGGGGGTGGGTTTGGCGACCATATTTTATCTAACAGGTTCACTGCTCCCGGGTATCATTGCCCATGGCCTGGTAAACAGCAGCCGCCTCCTGATGGTATATTGGGGAAGTTGA
- a CDS encoding lysine exporter LysO family protein encodes MTWLILGSVAMGLALGHWLFPQQLVQYLDTVTTTALYLMLFGIGIDLGRQKEVWLKLWQMGWKVLWIPFLIATGSLAGAALAGLFLGLPFNESTAIGAGFGWYSLSGVLIAEMYNVETGALAFITNVTRELLTFLVVPLVARYIGRFSAVAPGGATAMDTTLPVITKAAGNDMAVVAFISGSVLTTLVPILVPFFINLKC; translated from the coding sequence TTGACTTGGTTAATACTTGGTTCCGTGGCCATGGGACTGGCTCTGGGGCATTGGTTGTTTCCCCAACAGCTGGTGCAATATTTGGATACAGTTACCACCACAGCGTTATATTTGATGCTTTTTGGTATTGGTATTGATTTAGGACGGCAAAAGGAAGTTTGGCTCAAACTTTGGCAAATGGGTTGGAAAGTTTTATGGATACCCTTCTTAATTGCCACAGGCAGTCTGGCGGGAGCTGCCCTGGCCGGCTTATTCCTTGGTCTTCCTTTTAACGAATCCACGGCCATTGGCGCTGGCTTTGGTTGGTATAGCCTGTCCGGTGTACTCATTGCCGAAATGTATAATGTAGAAACAGGGGCGTTGGCTTTTATCACCAATGTCACCCGGGAATTGTTAACCTTTCTGGTGGTACCCTTGGTGGCCCGGTATATCGGGCGTTTTTCTGCAGTAGCACCGGGCGGGGCCACTGCCATGGATACAACCCTGCCGGTAATTACCAAAGCTGCCGGCAATGATATGGCTGTGGTAGCCTTTATTAGCGGCTCGGTGTTGACTACCCTGGTGCCGATATTGGTACCGTTTTTCATAAACTTAAAATGTTAG